The Salegentibacter mishustinae genome includes a window with the following:
- a CDS encoding permease: protein MESNILQLLVESLKTTGLLIWYTLWAFILGYILSAAIQTLVTREQMSNVLGKTGIKQMSLGGFFGFISSSCSFASLAATRSVMVKGAHPKNAISFLIATTNLVIETGIVLWLLVGWKFVVANFALGTIMIIYAYLLYRFFISKKVARAGKEHAEKLEAEELKHPSPEGMKWYEKLTSKKGIKIISYKFLGEWKMAYKEVLIGFTIAGIVSAFVPDSFWNSIFLESGAETQSFLAIVEHALVAPILAVFTFVGSLGNIPLAAILWSKNASFAGVMAFL, encoded by the coding sequence ATGGAATCAAATATTTTACAACTCCTTGTCGAATCTTTAAAAACTACCGGATTATTAATATGGTATACTTTATGGGCTTTTATTTTAGGCTATATCCTTTCCGCTGCTATCCAAACTTTGGTCACCAGGGAACAAATGTCCAATGTGTTAGGTAAAACCGGGATAAAGCAAATGAGTCTTGGCGGATTTTTTGGTTTTATATCTTCTTCGTGTTCTTTCGCTTCTCTGGCGGCCACGCGATCAGTAATGGTAAAGGGTGCCCATCCTAAAAATGCTATTTCTTTTTTAATAGCCACTACAAATCTTGTAATAGAAACAGGAATAGTATTATGGCTGTTGGTAGGATGGAAATTTGTTGTTGCCAATTTCGCACTCGGGACAATAATGATTATATATGCTTATTTATTGTACCGCTTTTTTATATCAAAAAAAGTTGCCCGGGCCGGAAAGGAACATGCCGAAAAACTGGAAGCCGAAGAATTGAAACACCCTTCTCCCGAGGGAATGAAATGGTATGAAAAGCTTACTTCTAAGAAAGGGATTAAAATCATCAGCTATAAATTTCTTGGAGAATGGAAAATGGCCTACAAAGAAGTATTGATAGGTTTTACCATTGCAGGAATCGTTTCGGCTTTTGTACCCGACAGTTTTTGGAATTCAATTTTTCTTGAAAGTGGTGCCGAAACCCAGTCTTTCCTCGCAATAGTGGAACATGCTTTGGTAGCTCCTATCCTGGCTGTCTTTACTTTTGTTGGTTCCCTGGGCAATATACCATTGGCGGCGATCTTATGGTCAAAAAATGCTTCTTTTGCCGGGGTAATGGCTTTCCTGTGA
- a CDS encoding thioredoxin family protein, which produces MKRQIEIFTANCPVCDPVVKMVKELSCDSCEITTYNLVEQCEDKTCIDKVQEYGVKRIPAVAVDGKLLECCTNNGISKEKLIEAGIGKAS; this is translated from the coding sequence ATGAAAAGACAAATAGAAATATTTACGGCAAATTGTCCGGTTTGTGATCCGGTTGTAAAAATGGTGAAAGAGTTGTCCTGCGATAGTTGCGAGATTACCACCTATAACCTGGTGGAACAATGTGAGGATAAGACCTGTATAGACAAAGTGCAGGAGTACGGTGTAAAGAGAATTCCCGCGGTGGCGGTTGATGGAAAATTGCTTGAGTGCTGTACAAACAATGGTATAAGCAAAGAAAAACTTATCGAAGCAGGAATAGGAAAAGCCAGTTAG
- a CDS encoding metal-sensitive transcriptional regulator: MIPRDLSKDIKTRLQSISGQLNGLIKMLDENKDPEKILIQFKAAQKGLDKAHFLLLDEVYRKALAITISETVEACPGNCGNEERIEFIRKQFPDLELNSLTDKMKEIDELKRRLESYISENRSE, translated from the coding sequence ATGATTCCTAGAGATCTAAGTAAAGATATAAAAACTCGCTTGCAGAGCATCAGCGGCCAGCTTAACGGACTTATAAAAATGCTGGATGAAAATAAAGATCCAGAAAAGATTCTGATCCAGTTCAAAGCGGCGCAAAAAGGACTTGATAAGGCGCATTTTCTTCTTTTAGATGAAGTGTACCGCAAAGCGCTGGCGATCACAATTTCAGAAACTGTGGAAGCCTGTCCCGGTAATTGCGGTAATGAAGAGCGAATTGAATTTATTCGCAAACAATTTCCCGACCTTGAGCTTAACAGCCTTACCGATAAAATGAAGGAGATTGATGAACTTAAACGAAGGCTGGAATCTTACATTTCCGAAAATAGATCAGAGTAA
- a CDS encoding GDCCVxC domain-containing (seleno)protein: MEIELVSTITCPGCGHTKEEEMPTTACQFFYQCDNCKHLLKPKEGDCCVYCSYGNVACPPIQEGTNCC; encoded by the coding sequence ATGGAAATAGAACTAGTTTCTACCATTACATGTCCTGGTTGCGGACACACAAAAGAAGAGGAAATGCCCACAACAGCCTGTCAGTTTTTTTACCAATGTGATAATTGCAAGCATTTATTAAAACCAAAAGAAGGTGATTGCTGTGTTTATTGTTCTTATGGTAATGTTGCCTGTCCACCCATTCAGGAAGGAACAAATTGCTGCTAA
- a CDS encoding dihydrolipoyl dehydrogenase family protein, producing the protein MKKYDVFVIGSGMSGMTVANKCASKCLKVGITDELPYGGTCALRGCDPKKVIIGATEVRDFAQRLKGNGIDTVPEVNWEDIMAFKQSFVDAMPPKIEKGYKNKDIDTYHTSAKFLSDNTLQLGDEVIEADKFVIATGAKPRVLDFEGGKLALSSTDFLNLKKLPESLLFIGGGYIAFEFAHIAARAGADVTILHRGDHPLENFDHDIVQHLVNATQNLGIKLVLETEVSKIEKKEDHFVVTGKSNGKEVTYRTDSVFNSAGRPPAIFDLDLEKAGISFSKKGILVNEYLQSTSNPNIYAAGDSADSRGLPLTPVAVMEGHVVASNIIKGNKKKVNYPPMPSVVFTLPTLASVGLTEAEAKSKQIEYQVNYNHAESWFNAKRLNVKEYAYKTIINKENQTILGAHLIGPNAEETINLFAMAIKTKMKINELRTMIFTYPTLSSDIPHML; encoded by the coding sequence ATGAAAAAATATGATGTATTTGTAATAGGTTCCGGGATGTCAGGTATGACTGTTGCTAATAAATGTGCCTCCAAATGCCTTAAGGTGGGCATTACTGATGAACTTCCCTACGGTGGAACCTGTGCCCTAAGAGGCTGTGATCCTAAAAAGGTGATTATAGGAGCAACGGAAGTACGTGATTTTGCCCAAAGACTTAAAGGAAATGGAATAGATACTGTGCCTGAAGTCAATTGGGAAGATATTATGGCTTTTAAGCAATCTTTTGTCGATGCCATGCCTCCTAAAATTGAAAAAGGATATAAGAATAAAGACATAGACACCTATCACACTTCAGCTAAATTTTTATCTGATAACACCTTACAGTTAGGTGATGAAGTTATTGAAGCTGATAAATTCGTGATCGCAACAGGTGCAAAACCCCGGGTACTGGATTTTGAAGGTGGAAAATTAGCACTTTCAAGTACAGATTTCCTTAACCTGAAAAAGCTACCTGAATCACTTTTATTTATTGGAGGAGGCTACATTGCCTTTGAATTTGCCCATATCGCTGCGCGGGCCGGTGCCGATGTAACCATATTACATCGTGGTGATCATCCATTGGAAAACTTTGACCATGACATTGTACAACATCTTGTGAATGCAACGCAAAACCTGGGAATTAAACTGGTTTTGGAAACTGAAGTCTCAAAAATTGAAAAGAAAGAAGATCATTTTGTAGTAACAGGAAAATCCAATGGAAAAGAGGTAACTTATAGGACTGACTCTGTCTTTAACTCGGCCGGTCGTCCTCCCGCTATTTTTGATTTAGATTTGGAAAAAGCAGGGATATCTTTTTCAAAAAAAGGAATCCTGGTCAACGAATACCTTCAAAGCACCTCTAACCCTAATATTTATGCAGCAGGAGATTCGGCAGATTCCAGAGGCTTGCCCCTTACACCGGTCGCGGTGATGGAAGGACATGTTGTAGCATCAAACATCATCAAAGGGAACAAGAAAAAAGTTAATTATCCACCAATGCCTTCCGTAGTTTTTACTTTACCTACCCTGGCATCAGTAGGATTGACCGAAGCAGAAGCCAAATCAAAACAGATAGAATATCAGGTCAATTATAACCATGCGGAAAGCTGGTTCAATGCAAAAAGACTGAATGTTAAGGAATATGCCTATAAAACCATCATTAATAAAGAAAATCAGACTATTCTTGGCGCACATCTAATAGGCCCTAACGCGGAAGAAACCATCAATTTATTCGCCATGGCGATAAAGACCAAAATGAAAATTAATGAGTTAAGGACGATGATATTTACGTATCCGACTTTGTCATCAGATATCCCTCATATGCTTTAA
- the merTP gene encoding mercuric transport protein MerTP: MKTNSKSPKKNESSGLLGAGLLTAAAASLCCITPILALISGSAGIASSFSWMEPFRPYLIGITILVLAFAWYQKLKPKTQEEIDCACDEDEKPSFFKSKAFLGIVTIFSVLMLAFPYYSKIFYPDNKKDIVVVSQSDIQTIEFDVEGMTCAGCEESVKHAVNQLDGILEVKASYENTNTVVEYDKTKVDLTAIRKAINTTGYKVIDTENKKEK; this comes from the coding sequence ATGAAAACGAATTCTAAATCACCTAAAAAAAATGAATCCAGCGGACTTTTAGGAGCTGGATTGCTTACAGCGGCGGCGGCCTCACTTTGCTGTATCACACCGATATTGGCCTTGATTTCAGGCAGCGCCGGCATCGCCTCCTCTTTTTCCTGGATGGAACCCTTCAGACCATATCTTATTGGTATTACCATCTTAGTACTGGCTTTTGCCTGGTATCAAAAATTAAAACCAAAAACCCAGGAGGAGATAGACTGCGCCTGTGACGAAGACGAAAAGCCTTCTTTCTTTAAATCCAAAGCTTTTCTGGGTATAGTTACTATTTTCTCCGTGTTAATGTTAGCTTTCCCATACTATTCAAAAATATTCTATCCTGATAATAAAAAAGATATTGTAGTGGTTAGCCAGTCAGATATTCAAACTATAGAATTTGATGTTGAGGGAATGACTTGTGCTGGTTGTGAAGAAAGCGTAAAACACGCAGTAAATCAATTAGATGGGATTTTAGAAGTAAAAGCGAGTTACGAAAATACCAATACCGTGGTAGAATATGATAAAACTAAAGTCGATTTAACCGCAATCAGAAAAGCAATAAATACAACTGGTTATAAAGTAATCGATACAGAAAATAAAAAAGAGAAGTAG
- a CDS encoding ArsR/SmtB family transcription factor, with protein sequence MSLEITCTRNEADHKQILRCKNTIDKSSSSFQTMSKILTLAGNEVRLKILFLLDVENELCPCDIADILEMSVPAVSQHIRKIKDAGIISSRREGQTLFYSLNDGGEKILSYIFQGIKQSKIAV encoded by the coding sequence ATGAGTTTAGAAATAACCTGTACCAGAAATGAAGCTGATCATAAGCAAATATTACGCTGTAAGAACACTATTGACAAATCTTCTTCCAGCTTTCAAACAATGAGTAAAATTTTAACGCTTGCGGGAAATGAGGTACGTTTAAAAATCCTTTTCCTGTTAGATGTGGAAAATGAACTTTGTCCCTGTGATATCGCTGATATTCTGGAAATGAGCGTGCCGGCAGTTTCCCAGCATATCCGAAAAATCAAAGATGCCGGAATCATTTCGTCACGACGGGAAGGTCAAACCCTATTTTATTCTTTAAACGATGGAGGGGAAAAAATCCTTTCTTATATATTTCAAGGAATAAAACAATCTAAAATAGCCGTTTAA
- a CDS encoding single-stranded DNA-binding protein, with protein sequence MSNLRNQVQLIGNVGNTPEIKNFESGKKVSTFSLATNEYYHKEGEKIQQTDWHNVVAWGKQAELIEKYVDKGKEVAIRGKLTSRSYETETGEKRYVTEILVSEILFLGSNESSFN encoded by the coding sequence ATGAGTAATCTAAGAAACCAAGTACAGTTAATCGGAAATGTGGGGAACACCCCGGAAATCAAAAACTTTGAAAGTGGAAAAAAAGTAAGCACTTTTTCACTGGCTACCAATGAATACTACCACAAGGAAGGGGAAAAAATTCAACAAACCGACTGGCACAATGTAGTGGCCTGGGGAAAGCAGGCTGAGCTTATCGAGAAATATGTCGATAAAGGTAAAGAAGTGGCCATCCGCGGAAAACTAACTTCCAGATCCTATGAAACCGAAACAGGAGAAAAAAGATATGTAACTGAAATTTTAGTAAGTGAAATCCTGTTTTTAGGTAGTAATGAAAGTTCATTTAATTAA
- a CDS encoding JAB domain-containing protein, with protein sequence MKSKVNEIAISYTGSLKTNLLPKISSSRSAADLAFAQWNKNEIELQETFKIMLLNNANKVKGIYEVSKGGITGTLVDVRILFAVVLKSLTTALILLHNHPSGTLRPSEADKSLTRKIKNAASFFDVKVLDHIILMPDGNYYSFADEGIL encoded by the coding sequence ATGAAATCCAAAGTTAATGAAATAGCGATAAGCTACACCGGAAGTTTAAAAACAAATTTGCTACCCAAAATTTCAAGTTCCAGAAGTGCAGCAGATTTAGCGTTCGCACAATGGAATAAAAACGAGATCGAACTGCAGGAAACTTTTAAAATAATGCTACTTAATAATGCTAATAAAGTAAAAGGTATTTACGAAGTTTCTAAAGGAGGTATTACCGGGACACTGGTCGATGTTCGAATCTTATTCGCAGTTGTATTAAAGTCTTTAACCACGGCACTAATCTTATTGCACAATCACCCCAGCGGAACCCTTAGACCAAGTGAAGCGGATAAAAGCCTGACCAGGAAAATTAAAAATGCGGCATCATTTTTTGATGTGAAAGTCCTGGATCATATTATCCTTATGCCTGATGGTAATTACTACAGTTTTGCAGATGAAGGAATTTTGTAA
- a CDS encoding BfmA/BtgA family mobilization protein, giving the protein MDSFIGIRFKKETAKRFQEFSRTHFKSHTEALETMLDFFFYNEISPHERLGPTGRTIEASFKKRINAVIAIMRDMEKTQTKPTAAMIASLFQTEVPQKKPLILEKKILREKKDGIPKQERDGLGEKNFSDNNL; this is encoded by the coding sequence ATGGACTCATTTATCGGCATCAGGTTCAAAAAGGAAACAGCTAAACGTTTCCAGGAATTTTCAAGAACACACTTCAAATCGCACACCGAAGCCCTGGAAACAATGCTCGACTTTTTCTTTTATAATGAAATCTCCCCACACGAAAGATTGGGCCCAACCGGGAGGACTATCGAAGCTTCTTTTAAAAAACGTATCAATGCGGTTATTGCCATTATGCGTGATATGGAGAAAACCCAAACAAAACCTACCGCGGCGATGATCGCTTCACTTTTCCAAACCGAAGTACCTCAAAAGAAACCACTCATCCTGGAAAAGAAAATCCTTCGGGAGAAAAAGGATGGTATTCCCAAACAGGAACGAGATGGTTTGGGTGAAAAGAATTTTTCTGATAATAACCTGTAA
- the mobB gene encoding MobB family relaxase, protein MYITITPQKLGGNYSQSTAGFVSYLEKENEGVEEVAKEHFFNQYEDAITPEEVVKEIDNNTAKLKKKEPKFYSITVSPSKYELKRLQNSSKDLKRYTRELMKDYVACFNREIDGRPININDIKYYGKIEHSRSFKGTDRQVRENQPYATKILQLKSEIRKIETGLMQGSIQKREKEIEKLEAQAPHCQDGKRIVQGMPKAGNQSHIHIIVSRKDASNSVSLSPGSKYKASEVNFKGKTVKRGFDRDRFFEKAEKTFDKTFGYQRNFVETYTARKEFIKNPNHYFTALMGLPANEKALAFKLIRESGIPMMPSIPTSQAQLALKIFNRLKKGVEVAVKSSSIGI, encoded by the coding sequence ATGTATATCACCATCACACCTCAAAAGTTAGGGGGGAATTACTCCCAAAGTACCGCCGGTTTTGTTAGCTATCTCGAAAAGGAAAACGAAGGCGTAGAAGAAGTGGCAAAGGAACATTTCTTTAATCAATATGAGGATGCCATCACCCCGGAGGAAGTCGTAAAAGAAATTGATAACAATACCGCCAAGCTCAAAAAGAAAGAACCGAAGTTCTATTCCATTACTGTTAGCCCTTCCAAATACGAATTAAAACGCCTGCAAAATAGTAGCAAGGATCTAAAAAGGTATACCCGGGAACTGATGAAGGATTATGTGGCCTGTTTTAACCGGGAGATAGACGGAAGGCCAATTAATATCAATGATATTAAATATTACGGTAAAATTGAACATAGCAGGAGTTTTAAAGGTACAGATCGCCAGGTTCGCGAAAACCAGCCTTATGCTACTAAAATTCTTCAACTCAAAAGTGAAATCCGAAAAATAGAAACCGGACTGATGCAAGGAAGTATTCAAAAACGGGAAAAAGAAATTGAGAAACTGGAAGCACAGGCGCCACACTGCCAAGATGGTAAGCGAATCGTACAAGGAATGCCCAAAGCAGGCAACCAAAGCCATATCCATATTATCGTAAGTAGAAAAGATGCTTCCAATTCGGTTAGCTTATCCCCGGGAAGTAAATACAAAGCTTCGGAAGTTAATTTTAAAGGTAAGACCGTTAAACGCGGATTTGACCGGGACCGCTTTTTTGAAAAAGCAGAAAAGACCTTTGATAAAACCTTCGGCTATCAGCGCAATTTTGTGGAAACCTATACGGCTCGAAAGGAATTTATTAAAAACCCGAACCACTATTTTACCGCGCTAATGGGATTACCGGCTAACGAAAAAGCACTTGCTTTTAAGCTTATCCGGGAATCAGGGATCCCGATGATGCCCAGCATTCCAACTTCCCAGGCACAACTTGCCCTCAAAATTTTTAACAGGCTTAAGAAAGGGGTGGAGGTAGCCGTTAAATCAAGTTCAATCGGTATTTAA
- a CDS encoding type IV secretory system conjugative DNA transfer family protein gives MDIENLVRLLLIIGPVSILFYICFRLINRFAFILNLLLMVALGIYGVQDNQWIPALLFLGCPLLLINTLMYVFLHTHQDNKKINKKYQIGFATTKGKFKLENIKRGASVIGSAGSGKTESVVYGFLKHFQQENFCGVIHDYKDFELTEMAYPLFKDREIPFKIISFDKILHRVNPIAPPYLENEESVNEVSRVLVENLLEQRESGTSGTTKFFNDAAEGLIGGLIWKLKADYPKFCTLPHLIAIYQYLDTDSLIQFLETNTTSRAMADAFISGKDSERQTAGVKSTLANALKRISTQQIFMVLSKDEVPLHINSEQNPSVISVVNNPKYEASYSPVIATIIHTITKQMSVRNSKASFLLMEEAPTLRLLNMHRIPATLRSYDIATIYVMQDKIQNDMMYGDKASKAILSNLSYQFFGKVNDPDTAKYYERFFEIVKKPTTSVNRGYSLDFDTRVTTGEKEIPKIRADVFFRLKQGEFITYADGKDKKVQFKLQKIYRDLPSANDQKPYSKADLEANFERVYKEARSIFE, from the coding sequence ATGGACATAGAAAATCTTGTTAGACTGCTTCTGATCATCGGGCCGGTAAGCATATTGTTCTATATATGTTTTAGGCTGATCAACCGCTTTGCTTTTATTTTGAATTTATTGCTGATGGTGGCCCTTGGCATTTATGGGGTCCAGGATAACCAGTGGATTCCGGCTTTGTTATTCCTGGGTTGTCCGTTGCTCCTGATCAATACCCTGATGTATGTTTTTTTACATACTCACCAGGATAATAAAAAGATCAATAAAAAATACCAGATCGGTTTTGCAACCACCAAAGGAAAATTTAAACTGGAAAATATTAAACGGGGCGCTTCCGTTATTGGCTCTGCCGGAAGCGGGAAGACCGAAAGCGTAGTGTATGGCTTTTTAAAGCATTTTCAACAGGAAAATTTTTGTGGGGTGATCCACGACTATAAGGACTTTGAGCTCACTGAAATGGCCTACCCGCTTTTTAAAGACCGGGAAATTCCCTTTAAGATTATTTCCTTTGATAAGATCCTCCATCGGGTGAATCCCATCGCTCCACCATACCTGGAAAATGAGGAAAGCGTCAATGAAGTCTCCCGGGTACTGGTGGAAAACCTATTGGAACAACGAGAGTCAGGTACCTCGGGGACTACAAAATTTTTTAATGATGCCGCGGAAGGGCTAATCGGAGGACTGATCTGGAAATTAAAAGCGGATTATCCGAAGTTTTGTACCCTTCCACACCTTATCGCCATCTACCAATACCTGGATACCGATAGCCTTATCCAGTTTTTGGAAACCAATACCACCTCTCGAGCGATGGCCGATGCCTTTATCAGCGGTAAAGATTCTGAGCGGCAAACGGCCGGGGTAAAAAGTACCCTGGCCAATGCCCTTAAAAGGATCAGTACCCAACAGATCTTTATGGTCCTTTCTAAAGATGAAGTTCCGCTTCATATTAATAGTGAGCAAAACCCTTCGGTTATTTCAGTGGTCAATAATCCCAAATACGAAGCTTCCTACTCCCCGGTCATAGCCACTATTATCCATACCATCACTAAACAAATGAGTGTGCGTAACTCTAAAGCTTCTTTCCTGCTGATGGAAGAAGCGCCAACACTTCGTTTGCTGAATATGCACCGCATTCCTGCCACGCTGAGGAGTTATGATATCGCTACTATTTATGTAATGCAGGATAAGATCCAAAACGATATGATGTATGGGGATAAAGCCAGTAAGGCAATCCTGAGTAATCTTTCCTATCAGTTCTTTGGAAAGGTAAATGACCCCGACACCGCCAAATATTACGAGCGCTTTTTTGAAATTGTGAAAAAGCCCACAACCAGTGTCAACCGCGGGTATAGCCTGGATTTTGACACAAGGGTGACCACCGGGGAGAAGGAAATTCCAAAAATCAGGGCTGATGTTTTCTTTCGGTTAAAACAAGGAGAATTTATAACCTATGCAGACGGGAAGGATAAAAAAGTACAGTTTAAATTGCAGAAGATTTACCGCGATCTACCTTCAGCTAACGACCAAAAACCTTATTCCAAAGCTGATTTAGAAGCTAATTTTGAAAGGGTGTATAAGGAGGCCAGGTCTATATTTGAGTAA
- a CDS encoding DUF6088 family protein, whose translation MNIATSIKYQVDRINTGKVFTYDSLSIPQNEFSAAAKALSRMVARGVIKRYKKGMYYKPKQTIFGEIKPSEEELLYSYLFENGEPIAYITGTRLYNELGLTTQIPTTLRVASWDKMIKTKIGNLVVKPAKSYAPVSKENIPFLQLLDVMKDFKKIPDLDKKKGVDFLKKKIKGLSHTDKIQLVDLAKSYPPKVRAFLGALLEALSFKEMSESLKNTLNYLSNYEFGISEKILTTTTNWKIS comes from the coding sequence ATGAATATTGCGACATCCATAAAGTATCAAGTAGATCGTATAAATACCGGGAAGGTATTTACCTATGATAGCCTATCCATTCCCCAGAATGAATTCTCCGCTGCTGCAAAAGCTTTAAGCAGGATGGTTGCCAGGGGTGTGATTAAAAGATATAAAAAAGGGATGTATTATAAGCCCAAACAAACTATTTTTGGGGAAATAAAACCAAGTGAGGAAGAATTACTTTATAGTTATCTTTTTGAAAATGGTGAGCCAATTGCATACATAACAGGGACTCGGTTATATAATGAACTTGGCCTTACTACTCAAATCCCTACAACACTAAGAGTGGCCAGTTGGGATAAGATGATAAAAACCAAGATTGGAAACCTTGTTGTAAAGCCTGCTAAAAGTTATGCACCTGTTTCAAAAGAAAATATTCCTTTCTTGCAATTACTGGACGTAATGAAAGATTTTAAGAAAATTCCGGATCTGGATAAAAAGAAGGGGGTTGATTTTTTAAAGAAAAAAATCAAAGGGCTTTCTCACACCGATAAAATACAACTAGTTGATCTTGCTAAATCCTATCCTCCCAAGGTGAGGGCATTTTTAGGAGCTCTTCTTGAAGCACTCTCTTTTAAAGAAATGAGTGAATCGCTTAAAAACACCCTTAATTATTTAAGCAACTATGAATTCGGAATATCCGAAAAAATACTGACCACCACTACAAACTGGAAGATTTCCTGA
- a CDS encoding nucleotidyl transferase AbiEii/AbiGii toxin family protein produces the protein MKLHDFKNAFQGAIVATAQHFGISEIYVEKDYWVTLALKEIFTNESTRELAVFKGGTSLSKCFRIIERFSEDIDLVVIKEEGETDNSLKRKLKKVTGALEPVMTVIPDHPLENKRGKIRKVVYGYDKVGVEGAFGQIRDHIVVEASSLGKSHPSEIVNVHSMITAFIATTNNVDLINAYHLEPFKVTVLSIERTFCEKIISLVRFSYTENPLEDLTDKVRHTYDLHQLLQQDKISSFLQSDDFEKMLLQVGKDDDKAIPKDKEWLLKHPSQSLFFSQTEMVWKSLSKTYSGSFSELLTGDLPEEREVLKSLMRISGRLKEVKWEI, from the coding sequence ATGAAATTACATGATTTTAAAAATGCATTTCAGGGGGCTATTGTAGCTACTGCTCAACATTTTGGAATTTCTGAAATCTATGTGGAAAAGGACTATTGGGTTACTTTAGCACTTAAAGAGATTTTTACCAATGAATCAACCAGGGAGCTCGCCGTTTTTAAAGGTGGAACATCCCTTTCTAAATGCTTCAGGATTATTGAGCGCTTTTCCGAAGATATCGATTTGGTCGTTATAAAAGAGGAGGGGGAAACCGATAATTCCCTAAAACGAAAACTCAAAAAAGTCACTGGTGCACTGGAACCTGTTATGACTGTTATTCCCGACCATCCTTTAGAAAACAAACGAGGCAAAATTAGAAAAGTGGTCTATGGTTACGATAAAGTAGGCGTGGAGGGTGCCTTCGGCCAGATCCGGGATCATATTGTAGTGGAAGCTTCAAGTCTTGGGAAATCCCATCCTTCAGAAATAGTCAATGTCCATTCTATGATTACGGCCTTTATTGCCACGACTAATAATGTAGATCTTATCAATGCGTACCACCTTGAACCTTTTAAGGTTACGGTATTAAGTATAGAACGTACCTTTTGTGAAAAAATAATAAGCCTGGTCCGGTTTTCCTATACCGAAAATCCTTTGGAAGATTTAACAGATAAGGTTCGCCATACTTATGATTTGCATCAACTGCTGCAACAAGATAAAATCTCTTCGTTTTTGCAATCTGATGATTTTGAAAAAATGCTGCTGCAAGTAGGTAAAGATGATGATAAGGCCATTCCCAAGGATAAGGAGTGGTTACTGAAACATCCGTCCCAGTCCCTGTTCTTTAGTCAAACAGAGATGGTTTGGAAATCCTTGAGCAAAACTTATTCTGGTTCGTTTAGTGAGTTGCTAACCGGAGACCTTCCCGAAGAGAGGGAGGTTCTAAAATCCCTGATGAGGATTTCGGGAAGGTTAAAAGAAGTGAAATGGGAAATTTAA